In Tachysurus vachellii isolate PV-2020 chromosome 1, HZAU_Pvac_v1, whole genome shotgun sequence, a genomic segment contains:
- the ptprc gene encoding receptor-type tyrosine-protein phosphatase C isoform X6 produces MANVPGLMFLLLVLAGLVLCDEVPESPDQNKGGPGAGNSSKNVTVPSTSGSPTSTPTTQHQTSTAIKPEGAEIPKESGLPTLTHPTKPQINTTRKTEGAEIPKESGLPTLTHPTKPQINTTRKTEGAEIPKESGLPTSTTSTEPHINTTIKTEGGPGAGNSSKNVTVPSTSGSPTSTPTTQHQTSTAIKPEGGPGAGNSSKNVTVPSTSGSPTSTPTTQHQTSTAIKPEEPGSPALIPSTQNQTNPILQSPDNNTSNLHSSTHQQPISSTAMTTADNQTQNSSDSLTSSPTDTISPTLTTSATTVKPLCNYSYSYSFDVSDGLLKVDFNINSLEGNYTIMLNNTSSIKTIRVRPEEQKYQISFATSSLKPCQKYAVSFSPSCTPIDAKNYSNLETRTLVDSDVNFTLKNDQEWCFKTMWNLSFKEECITITENNSCSNIHLNFTEDFCNNATVTFQLPPVKPVFNFTNKFPTKFEWTNQPTKCKNNLTFTCNGTNVDYSKLEPFLDHMCTGTYNFGKRSITSDPTKVKIECNIGNVAIVNKTGKSISARWDLNSRNCPDIQKNFTLTVSSNKTTPILVNCVRDHCKIEDLEAFTTYKCTFNANYKKIVFRSVSLIETTSSTNPDLTKKLKLIPTSHNSFKIDCELKSWHGPQGKFEAVLYKDKDEVKTNEICSFEFSNLYYLTHYKVKVIATNGNGNKTESDSVDFDTKYNDKAVLGFLSFLIIVTSIALLFVLYKIYLLKREKSSRNEQEMDDLLPSNALLRVEPISAEELLDAYKKKRADEGRLFMEEFQSVPRIFSNFSVREAKKSENHTKNRYVDILPYDYNRVSLSHGGTDDYINASFIEGYKETNKYIAAQGPKEETIGDFWTMIWEQKTSIIVMVTRCEEGNKNKCAQYWPSMERETEIFDDLVVKIKGEEKCPDYIIRHLTLMNRKEKSAEREVTHIQFTSWPDHGVPSDPGLLLKLRRRVNSFKNFFSGPIVIHCSAGVGRTGTYICIDAMIESLEAEGRVDIYGYVVKLRRQRCLMVQVEAQYVLIHTALIEYSQFGETEMALSSFHSEVSTLRQKEGSEPSLMELEFQKLPKFKTYRSANTARTEENKKKNRSSIIPYDFNRVPIKLDDEVSHDSDADDEQDYSSDEEDEVPTKYINASYLDGYWMPSSFIVAQGPMEDTVADFLHMLYQKQVQTVFMLSNCTENDKEFCTQYWDDEKKTFEEMVVEVKETENTPTYIRRCLEIQHTKRKDSHTLQQYQFLKWVGQELPDNPLDLVDMMRSVRQSGDNYNKNKNFPILAHCNDGSSRSGIFCALWKLLDSADTEKLVDIFQVAKDMRKARMGMLTTFEQYNFLYAALEVAYPVQNGEVKKPSEAPADTVQVINESTALISPSTGTATEESTKEGTGSVPPEEGATEASTEPEKSLSESTPNGPTATAEAETV; encoded by the exons gtgatGAAGTACCTGAAAGTCCAGACCAAAATAAAG GTGGTCCAGGAGCTGGAAATTCAAGCAAAAACG TTACAGTCCCAAGCACATCAGGCTCACCCACAAGCACCCCCACAACTCAACACCAAACAAGCACAGCCATAAAGCCAGAAG GTGCAGAAATACCCAAAGAGTCAGGCTTAcccacactcacccacccaaCTAAACCCCAAATAAACACAACCAGAAAGACAGAAG GTGCAGAAATACCCAAAGAGTCAGGCTTAcccacactcacccacccaaCTAAACCCCAAATAAACACAACCAGAAAGACAGAAG GTGCAGAAATACCCAAAGAGTCAGGCTTACCCACAAGCACCACCTCAACTGAACCCCACATAAACACAACCATAAAGACAGAAG GTGGTCCAGGAGCTGGAAATTCAAGCAAAAACg TTACAGTCCCAAGCACATCAGGCTCACCCACAAGCACCCCCACAACTCAACACCAAACAAGCACAGCCATAAAGCCAGAAG GTGGTCCAGGAGCTGGAAATTCAAGCAAAAACg TTACAGTCCCAAGCACATCAGGCTCACCCACAAGCACCCCCACAACTCAACACCAAACAAGCACAGCCATAAAGCCAGAAG AGCCAGGCTCACCCGCACTCATCCCCTCAACTCAAAACCAAACTAACCCAATTTTGCAAAGCCCAG ACAATAACACATCAAACTTGCACTCAAGCACGCATCAACAACCAATTTCAAGCACAGCCATGACTACAGCAG ATAACCAAacccaaaacagctctgactcactcacatcCTCACCCACGGACACAATCTCACCCACACTCACGACCAGCGCAACAACAG tgaAACCCTTGT GCAACTACAGCTACAGCTACAGCTTTGACGTGTCAGATGGATTACTGAAAGTGGATTTTAACATAAATAGTCTTGAAGGCAATTACACAATTATGCTGAACAACACAAGCTCTATCAAAACAATCCGAGTGCGACCTGAAGAGCAGAAATACCAAATATCATTTGCTACTTCATCACTAAAGCCTTGCCAAAAATATGCTGTCAGTTTTAGTCCTTCCTGTACTCCCATTGATGCTAAAAATTACAGTAATCTGGAAACGAGAACATTAG TTGACTCAGATGTAAATTTCACACTGAAGAATGATCAAGAATGGTGTTTCAAGACCATGTGGAATTTGAGTTTTAAAGAAGAATGTATAACCATCACTGAAAATAACTCCTGCAGCAATATTCACCTGAACTTTACAGAAGACTTCTGTAATAATGCCACTGTAACTTTCCAACTTCCCCCAG TAAAGcctgtttttaattttacaaacaAGTTCCCCACTAAATTTGAATGgaccaatcagcctacaaaatgcaaaaacaacCTCACATTCACCTGCAATG GCACGAACGTAGACTATTCAAAGTTGGAACCTTTTTTGGATCATATGTGCACTGGGACATATAATTTCGGAAAGAGGTCAATCACTAGCGACCCCACGAAAGTTAAGATTGAATGCA ATATTGGTAATGTCGCTATTGTCAATAAAACGGGAAAAAGCATCAGTGCAAGATGGGATTTAAACAGCAGAAACTGCCCAGACATTCAAAAGAATTTCACTTTGACAGTGAGCAGCAATAAGACCACACCAA TTTTAGTGAACTGTGTCAGGGACCACTGTAAAATTGAGGATTTGGAAGCCTTTACTACATATAAGTGCACTTTTAATGCAAATTACAAGAAGATCGTTTTCCGCAGTGTTTCCTTAATTGAAACGACCTCATCTACAA ATCCCGATTTAACTAAAAAGTTGAAACTCATTCCTACTTCTCATAATTCGTTCAAAATTGATTGTGAACTTAAAAGTTGGCACGGGCCCCAGGGAAAATTTGAAGCAGTGCTCTACAAAGATAAAGATGAAGTCAAAACGAATGAAATATGTTCATTTGAATTCAGCAACCTCTACTACTTAACACACTATAAAGTGAAG GTCATTGCCACAAATGGTAACGGGAATAAAACTGAGAGCGACAGTGTGGATTTTGATACTAAAT ACAATGACAAAGCTGTTCTTGGATTCCTGAGCTTTCTCATTATTGTCACGTCTATCGCGCTCCTGTTTGTCCTGTACAAGATTTACCTTTTAAAGAGGGAAAAGTCAAG CAGGAATGAACAGGAAATGGATGACCTTCTTCCATCAA ATGCACTGCTTAGAGTGGAACCCATAAGTGCTGAAGAGCTGCTCGATGCGTACAAGAAGAAGAGGGCTGATGAAGGACGTCTGTTCATGGAAGAATTTCAG AGCGTTCCACGTATTTTCTCCAATTTCTCAGTCAGAGAGGCCAAAAAATCAGAAAACCATACAAAGAATCGCTACGTTGACATTCTTCCCT ATGACTATAAtcgcgtctctctctctcacggaGGAACAGATGACTACATCAACGCCAGTTTCATTGAG ggTTACAAGGAAACCAATAAATACATTGCAGCCCAAG gACCCAAGGAAGAGACAATAGGAGATTTCTGGACGATGATCTGGGAGCAAAAGACTTCCATTATTGTCATGGTAACCCGTTGTGAAGAAGGAAACAAG AACAAATGTGCTCAGTATTGGCCATCaatggagagagaaacagagatttTTGATGATTTGGTTGTGAAAATCAAGGGAGAGGAAAAATGCCCGGATTACATAATCCGCCACCTGACCCTGATGAAC CGTAAAGAGAAGTCAGCAGAACGTGAAGTGACTCACATCCAGTTCACGAGCTGGCCTGACCATGGCGTCCCATCTGATCCCGGCCTGCTCCTTAAACTTCGCCGCAGAGTCAACTCCTTCAAAAACTTCTTCAGTGGACCAATTGTCATTCACTGCAG TGCCGGAGTTGGTCGCACAGGGACCTACATCTGTATCGATGCCATGATTGAGAGTCTGGAGGCAGAAGGACGTGTGGACATTTATGGATATGTGGTCAAACTTCGCCGTCAAAGATGCCTCATGGTCCAAGTGGAG GCCCAGTATGTGCTCATCCACACGGCGCTGATCGAATACAGTCAGTTTGGCGAGACGGAAATGGCGCTCTCAAGTTTCCACTCGGAGGTCAGCACACTCAGACAGAAGGAGGGAAGTGAACCGTCTTTAATGGAGTTGGAGTTTCAG AAACTTCCAAAATTCAAAACCTACAGGTCGGCCAACACGGCACGCACCGaggagaacaagaagaaaaaccGCTCGTCTATCATTCCAT atgaCTTTAACAGAGTCCCAATTAAACTGGACGATGAAGTCAGCCATGAcagtgatgctgatgatgagCAGGATTATTCCtcagatgaagaagatgaagtcCCAACCAAATACATCAACGCCTCCTATTTGGAT GGATACTGGATGCCGAGTAGCTTCATTGTGGCACAGGGACCTATGGAGGACACGGTTGCTGACTTTCTGCACATGCTGTACCAGAAGCAGGTTCAAACTGTCTTCATGCTCTCGAATTGCACTGAGAATGACAAG GAGTTCTGCACCCAGTATTGGGATGATGAGAAGAAAACATTTGAGGAGATGGTGGTGGAGGTTAAAGAGACTGAAAACACCCCTACATACATCAGACGGTGCCTAGAAATACAGCACACCAAG AGGAAAGACAGCCACACACTGCAGCAGTACCAGTTCCTGAAATGGGTGGGTCAGGAGCTTCCAGACAACCCTCTCGATTTGGTTGACATGATGAGAAGTGTCAGACAGAGCGGTGACaactacaacaaaaacaagaatttCCCCATTCTAGCACACTGCAA TGATGGCTCCTCACGTTCTGGAATATTCTGCGCCTTGTGGAAGCTTCTGGACAGTGCGGACACAGAGAAACTGGTGGACATCTTCCAGGTGGCCAAGGACATGCGCAAGGCTCGCATGGGCATGCTCACCACCTTT GAGCAGTACAATTTCCTGTATGCTGCCCTGGAGGTTGCGTATCCGGTGCAGAACGGTGAGGTGAAGAAGCCCAGCGAAGCCCCTGCTGACACTGTGCAGGTTATTAACGAATCCACAGCACTGATCAGTCCCAGCACAGGCACTGCCACCGAAGAGAGTACCAAGGAAGGTACCGGCTCAGTACCGCCTGAAGAGGGAGCCACTGAGGCCAGCACAGAGCCAGAGAAAAGCCTTAGTGAGAGCACCCCTAACGGTCCTACTGCTACAGCAGAGGCGGAAACTGTTTAA
- the ptprc gene encoding receptor-type tyrosine-protein phosphatase C isoform X8, which translates to MANVPGLMFLLLVLAGLVLCDEVPESPDQNKGGPGAGNSSKNVTVPSTSGSPTSTPTTQHQTSTAIKPEGAEIPKESGLPTLTHPTKPQINTTRKTEGAEIPKESGLPTLTHPTKPQINTTRKTEGAEIPKESGLPTSTTSTEPHINTTIKTEGGPGAGNSSKNVTVPSTSGSPTSTPTTQHQTSTAIKPEGAEIPKESGLPTSTTSTEPQINTTIKTEGGPGAGNSSKNDNNTSNLHSSTHQQPISSTAMTTADNQTQNSSDSLTSSPTDTISPTLTTSATTVKPLCNYSYSYSFDVSDGLLKVDFNINSLEGNYTIMLNNTSSIKTIRVRPEEQKYQISFATSSLKPCQKYAVSFSPSCTPIDAKNYSNLETRTLVDSDVNFTLKNDQEWCFKTMWNLSFKEECITITENNSCSNIHLNFTEDFCNNATVTFQLPPVKPVFNFTNKFPTKFEWTNQPTKCKNNLTFTCNGTNVDYSKLEPFLDHMCTGTYNFGKRSITSDPTKVKIECNIGNVAIVNKTGKSISARWDLNSRNCPDIQKNFTLTVSSNKTTPILVNCVRDHCKIEDLEAFTTYKCTFNANYKKIVFRSVSLIETTSSTNPDLTKKLKLIPTSHNSFKIDCELKSWHGPQGKFEAVLYKDKDEVKTNEICSFEFSNLYYLTHYKVKVIATNGNGNKTESDSVDFDTKYNDKAVLGFLSFLIIVTSIALLFVLYKIYLLKREKSSRNEQEMDDLLPSNALLRVEPISAEELLDAYKKKRADEGRLFMEEFQSVPRIFSNFSVREAKKSENHTKNRYVDILPYDYNRVSLSHGGTDDYINASFIEGYKETNKYIAAQGPKEETIGDFWTMIWEQKTSIIVMVTRCEEGNKNKCAQYWPSMERETEIFDDLVVKIKGEEKCPDYIIRHLTLMNRKEKSAEREVTHIQFTSWPDHGVPSDPGLLLKLRRRVNSFKNFFSGPIVIHCSAGVGRTGTYICIDAMIESLEAEGRVDIYGYVVKLRRQRCLMVQVEAQYVLIHTALIEYSQFGETEMALSSFHSEVSTLRQKEGSEPSLMELEFQKLPKFKTYRSANTARTEENKKKNRSSIIPYDFNRVPIKLDDEVSHDSDADDEQDYSSDEEDEVPTKYINASYLDGYWMPSSFIVAQGPMEDTVADFLHMLYQKQVQTVFMLSNCTENDKEFCTQYWDDEKKTFEEMVVEVKETENTPTYIRRCLEIQHTKRKDSHTLQQYQFLKWVGQELPDNPLDLVDMMRSVRQSGDNYNKNKNFPILAHCNDGSSRSGIFCALWKLLDSADTEKLVDIFQVAKDMRKARMGMLTTFEQYNFLYAALEVAYPVQNGEVKKPSEAPADTVQVINESTALISPSTGTATEESTKEGTGSVPPEEGATEASTEPEKSLSESTPNGPTATAEAETV; encoded by the exons gtgatGAAGTACCTGAAAGTCCAGACCAAAATAAAG GTGGTCCAGGAGCTGGAAATTCAAGCAAAAACG TTACAGTCCCAAGCACATCAGGCTCACCCACAAGCACCCCCACAACTCAACACCAAACAAGCACAGCCATAAAGCCAGAAG GTGCAGAAATACCCAAAGAGTCAGGCTTAcccacactcacccacccaaCTAAACCCCAAATAAACACAACCAGAAAGACAGAAG GTGCAGAAATACCCAAAGAGTCAGGCTTAcccacactcacccacccaaCTAAACCCCAAATAAACACAACCAGAAAGACAGAAG GTGCAGAAATACCCAAAGAGTCAGGCTTACCCACAAGCACCACCTCAACTGAACCCCACATAAACACAACCATAAAGACAGAAG GTGGTCCAGGAGCTGGAAATTCAAGCAAAAACg TTACAGTCCCAAGCACATCAGGCTCACCCACAAGCACCCCCACAACTCAACACCAAACAAGCACAGCCATAAAGCCAGAAG GTGCAGAAATACCCAAAGAGTCAGGCTTACCCACAAGCACCACCTCAACTGAACCCCAAATAAACACAACCATAAAGACAGAAG GTGGTCCAGGAGCTGGAAATTCAAGCAAAAACg ACAATAACACATCAAACTTGCACTCAAGCACGCATCAACAACCAATTTCAAGCACAGCCATGACTACAGCAG ATAACCAAacccaaaacagctctgactcactcacatcCTCACCCACGGACACAATCTCACCCACACTCACGACCAGCGCAACAACAG tgaAACCCTTGT GCAACTACAGCTACAGCTACAGCTTTGACGTGTCAGATGGATTACTGAAAGTGGATTTTAACATAAATAGTCTTGAAGGCAATTACACAATTATGCTGAACAACACAAGCTCTATCAAAACAATCCGAGTGCGACCTGAAGAGCAGAAATACCAAATATCATTTGCTACTTCATCACTAAAGCCTTGCCAAAAATATGCTGTCAGTTTTAGTCCTTCCTGTACTCCCATTGATGCTAAAAATTACAGTAATCTGGAAACGAGAACATTAG TTGACTCAGATGTAAATTTCACACTGAAGAATGATCAAGAATGGTGTTTCAAGACCATGTGGAATTTGAGTTTTAAAGAAGAATGTATAACCATCACTGAAAATAACTCCTGCAGCAATATTCACCTGAACTTTACAGAAGACTTCTGTAATAATGCCACTGTAACTTTCCAACTTCCCCCAG TAAAGcctgtttttaattttacaaacaAGTTCCCCACTAAATTTGAATGgaccaatcagcctacaaaatgcaaaaacaacCTCACATTCACCTGCAATG GCACGAACGTAGACTATTCAAAGTTGGAACCTTTTTTGGATCATATGTGCACTGGGACATATAATTTCGGAAAGAGGTCAATCACTAGCGACCCCACGAAAGTTAAGATTGAATGCA ATATTGGTAATGTCGCTATTGTCAATAAAACGGGAAAAAGCATCAGTGCAAGATGGGATTTAAACAGCAGAAACTGCCCAGACATTCAAAAGAATTTCACTTTGACAGTGAGCAGCAATAAGACCACACCAA TTTTAGTGAACTGTGTCAGGGACCACTGTAAAATTGAGGATTTGGAAGCCTTTACTACATATAAGTGCACTTTTAATGCAAATTACAAGAAGATCGTTTTCCGCAGTGTTTCCTTAATTGAAACGACCTCATCTACAA ATCCCGATTTAACTAAAAAGTTGAAACTCATTCCTACTTCTCATAATTCGTTCAAAATTGATTGTGAACTTAAAAGTTGGCACGGGCCCCAGGGAAAATTTGAAGCAGTGCTCTACAAAGATAAAGATGAAGTCAAAACGAATGAAATATGTTCATTTGAATTCAGCAACCTCTACTACTTAACACACTATAAAGTGAAG GTCATTGCCACAAATGGTAACGGGAATAAAACTGAGAGCGACAGTGTGGATTTTGATACTAAAT ACAATGACAAAGCTGTTCTTGGATTCCTGAGCTTTCTCATTATTGTCACGTCTATCGCGCTCCTGTTTGTCCTGTACAAGATTTACCTTTTAAAGAGGGAAAAGTCAAG CAGGAATGAACAGGAAATGGATGACCTTCTTCCATCAA ATGCACTGCTTAGAGTGGAACCCATAAGTGCTGAAGAGCTGCTCGATGCGTACAAGAAGAAGAGGGCTGATGAAGGACGTCTGTTCATGGAAGAATTTCAG AGCGTTCCACGTATTTTCTCCAATTTCTCAGTCAGAGAGGCCAAAAAATCAGAAAACCATACAAAGAATCGCTACGTTGACATTCTTCCCT ATGACTATAAtcgcgtctctctctctcacggaGGAACAGATGACTACATCAACGCCAGTTTCATTGAG ggTTACAAGGAAACCAATAAATACATTGCAGCCCAAG gACCCAAGGAAGAGACAATAGGAGATTTCTGGACGATGATCTGGGAGCAAAAGACTTCCATTATTGTCATGGTAACCCGTTGTGAAGAAGGAAACAAG AACAAATGTGCTCAGTATTGGCCATCaatggagagagaaacagagatttTTGATGATTTGGTTGTGAAAATCAAGGGAGAGGAAAAATGCCCGGATTACATAATCCGCCACCTGACCCTGATGAAC CGTAAAGAGAAGTCAGCAGAACGTGAAGTGACTCACATCCAGTTCACGAGCTGGCCTGACCATGGCGTCCCATCTGATCCCGGCCTGCTCCTTAAACTTCGCCGCAGAGTCAACTCCTTCAAAAACTTCTTCAGTGGACCAATTGTCATTCACTGCAG TGCCGGAGTTGGTCGCACAGGGACCTACATCTGTATCGATGCCATGATTGAGAGTCTGGAGGCAGAAGGACGTGTGGACATTTATGGATATGTGGTCAAACTTCGCCGTCAAAGATGCCTCATGGTCCAAGTGGAG GCCCAGTATGTGCTCATCCACACGGCGCTGATCGAATACAGTCAGTTTGGCGAGACGGAAATGGCGCTCTCAAGTTTCCACTCGGAGGTCAGCACACTCAGACAGAAGGAGGGAAGTGAACCGTCTTTAATGGAGTTGGAGTTTCAG AAACTTCCAAAATTCAAAACCTACAGGTCGGCCAACACGGCACGCACCGaggagaacaagaagaaaaaccGCTCGTCTATCATTCCAT atgaCTTTAACAGAGTCCCAATTAAACTGGACGATGAAGTCAGCCATGAcagtgatgctgatgatgagCAGGATTATTCCtcagatgaagaagatgaagtcCCAACCAAATACATCAACGCCTCCTATTTGGAT GGATACTGGATGCCGAGTAGCTTCATTGTGGCACAGGGACCTATGGAGGACACGGTTGCTGACTTTCTGCACATGCTGTACCAGAAGCAGGTTCAAACTGTCTTCATGCTCTCGAATTGCACTGAGAATGACAAG GAGTTCTGCACCCAGTATTGGGATGATGAGAAGAAAACATTTGAGGAGATGGTGGTGGAGGTTAAAGAGACTGAAAACACCCCTACATACATCAGACGGTGCCTAGAAATACAGCACACCAAG AGGAAAGACAGCCACACACTGCAGCAGTACCAGTTCCTGAAATGGGTGGGTCAGGAGCTTCCAGACAACCCTCTCGATTTGGTTGACATGATGAGAAGTGTCAGACAGAGCGGTGACaactacaacaaaaacaagaatttCCCCATTCTAGCACACTGCAA TGATGGCTCCTCACGTTCTGGAATATTCTGCGCCTTGTGGAAGCTTCTGGACAGTGCGGACACAGAGAAACTGGTGGACATCTTCCAGGTGGCCAAGGACATGCGCAAGGCTCGCATGGGCATGCTCACCACCTTT GAGCAGTACAATTTCCTGTATGCTGCCCTGGAGGTTGCGTATCCGGTGCAGAACGGTGAGGTGAAGAAGCCCAGCGAAGCCCCTGCTGACACTGTGCAGGTTATTAACGAATCCACAGCACTGATCAGTCCCAGCACAGGCACTGCCACCGAAGAGAGTACCAAGGAAGGTACCGGCTCAGTACCGCCTGAAGAGGGAGCCACTGAGGCCAGCACAGAGCCAGAGAAAAGCCTTAGTGAGAGCACCCCTAACGGTCCTACTGCTACAGCAGAGGCGGAAACTGTTTAA